The Sylvia atricapilla isolate bSylAtr1 chromosome 5, bSylAtr1.pri, whole genome shotgun sequence genome includes a window with the following:
- the CBX7 gene encoding chromobox protein homolog 7 isoform X2: MELSAIGEQVFAVESIRKKRVRKGKVEYLVKWKGWPPKYSTWEPEDHILDPRLVVAYEEKEERDRASGYRKRGPKPKRLLLQRLYGMDLRSAHKGKEKLCFSLARRFGGGDSSLPGAKTGQGEFPEKTGSAVLPFSLRKQRKNQKYLRLSRKKFPRMASLENRNCRHEFFLNDGVGLEARQSPEDWEAMQHTSKEDVDASIPWIPTVPPSEVTVTDITANSITVTFREAQVAEGFFRDRSVQF; the protein is encoded by the exons aTGGAGCTGTCGGCCATCGGCGAGCAGGTGTTCGCCGTGGAGAGCATCCGCAAGAAGCGCGTGCGGAAG GGTAAAGTAGAATACCTGGTGAAGTGGAAAGGATGGCCCCCAAA ataCAGCACATGGGAGCCAGAGGATCACATCTTGGACCCTCGCCTGGTAGTGGCTTATGAAGAAAA ggaagagagagacCGTGCATCAGGGTACAGGAAAAGAGGCCCCAAACCAAAGCGCCTCCTACTGCAG CGGCTTTATGGCATGGACTTGAGGAGTGCTCAcaagggaaaggagaagctCTGCTTCTCTCTTGCACGGAGGTTTGGAGGAGGAGACAGTAGCCTGCCAGGGGCCAAGACAGGGCAGGGAGAGTTCCCTGAGAAGACTGGGAGTGCAGTCCTGCCATTCTCTCTCCGGAAGCAACGCAAAAACCAGAAGTACCTACGACTGTCAAGGAAGAAGTTCCCCCGCATGGCAAGTCTGGAGAACCGAAACTGCAGGCATGAGTTCTTCCTGAATGATGGAGTGGGCCTAGAGgccaggcagagccctgaggaCTGGGAGGCCATGCAGCACACCAGCAAAGAAG atgtGGATGCCAGTATCCCTTGGATCCCCACTGTGCCCCCCAGCGAAGTGACAGTGACAGACATCACAGCAAATTCCATTACCGTCACTTTCAGAGAAGCACAAGTGGCTGAGGGCTTCTTTCGAGACCGGAGTGTGCAGTTCTGA
- the CBX7 gene encoding chromobox protein homolog 7 isoform X1 produces MELSAIGEQVFAVESIRKKRVRKGKVEYLVKWKGWPPKYSTWEPEDHILDPRLVVAYEEKEERDRASGYRKRGPKPKRLLLQRLYGMDLRSAHKGKEKLCFSLARRFGGGDSSLPGAKTGQGEFPEKTGSAVLPFSLRKQRKNQKYLRLSRKKFPRMASLENRNCRHEFFLNDGVGLEARQSPEDWEAMQHTSKEADVDASIPWIPTVPPSEVTVTDITANSITVTFREAQVAEGFFRDRSVQF; encoded by the exons aTGGAGCTGTCGGCCATCGGCGAGCAGGTGTTCGCCGTGGAGAGCATCCGCAAGAAGCGCGTGCGGAAG GGTAAAGTAGAATACCTGGTGAAGTGGAAAGGATGGCCCCCAAA ataCAGCACATGGGAGCCAGAGGATCACATCTTGGACCCTCGCCTGGTAGTGGCTTATGAAGAAAA ggaagagagagacCGTGCATCAGGGTACAGGAAAAGAGGCCCCAAACCAAAGCGCCTCCTACTGCAG CGGCTTTATGGCATGGACTTGAGGAGTGCTCAcaagggaaaggagaagctCTGCTTCTCTCTTGCACGGAGGTTTGGAGGAGGAGACAGTAGCCTGCCAGGGGCCAAGACAGGGCAGGGAGAGTTCCCTGAGAAGACTGGGAGTGCAGTCCTGCCATTCTCTCTCCGGAAGCAACGCAAAAACCAGAAGTACCTACGACTGTCAAGGAAGAAGTTCCCCCGCATGGCAAGTCTGGAGAACCGAAACTGCAGGCATGAGTTCTTCCTGAATGATGGAGTGGGCCTAGAGgccaggcagagccctgaggaCTGGGAGGCCATGCAGCACACCAGCAAAGAAG cagatgtGGATGCCAGTATCCCTTGGATCCCCACTGTGCCCCCCAGCGAAGTGACAGTGACAGACATCACAGCAAATTCCATTACCGTCACTTTCAGAGAAGCACAAGTGGCTGAGGGCTTCTTTCGAGACCGGAGTGTGCAGTTCTGA